Within the Medicago truncatula cultivar Jemalong A17 chromosome 4, MtrunA17r5.0-ANR, whole genome shotgun sequence genome, the region ATCACATATAACACTTTGTTGAATGGACTGTGCAAAACTGCAAAGTCCGAAGAAGTAATGGAGATTTTCAAGGCGATGACGGAGAAAGGATGTGCTCCAAACATAATTACATATAACACTATCATAGAAAGCCTTTGCAATTCTAAGAAAGTAAATGAAGCTGTTGATTTGCTTGGGGAAATGAAAAGCAAGGGCTTGACACCCGATGTTGTTAGTTTTGGCACATTAATCACAGGTTTCTGCAAGGTTGGGGATCTTGATGGTGCTTATGGGTTATTTAGAGGGATGGAGAAACAATATGATGTTTCTCATACGACGGCAACCTATAACATCATAATTAGTGCATTTTCTGAACAGCTCAATATGAAAATGGCACTAAGACTCTTCTCGGAGATGAAGAAAAATGGTTGTGACCCTGACAACTATACTTACCGGGTCTTAATTGATGGCTTTTGCAAAACAGGAAATGTTAATCAAGGATACAAATTTCTATTGGAAAATATTGAAAAAGGATTTATTCCATCTCTGACAACATTTGGTCGGGTTTTAAATTGTCTTTGCGTGGAGCACAAGGTTCAAGAAGCAGTTGGTATCATCCACCTTATGGTACAGAAGGACATTGTCCCAGATACTgtaaatacaatttttgaagCTGATAAAAAGGTGGTAGCAGCACCTAAGATTGTTGTAGAACATTTGTTGAAAAAGGGTCATATAACTTATCATGCCTACGAATTCTTGTATGATGGTGTTAGAGATAAAAAGATACTTAAGAAAAAACATCCAAACTGGAATTCTCTTCGCCGTGAGCCCAGGTCATCAGCTGCTGATTATAAGACAATATCTTTAGAAAATGATGATTCCTGATCCTATGCTTGTGTCCAACTTCCAAGGACATTCTTTGCTTCCAGCAGACACCTTTAATAATGGTGAGTTCTATGGCTTTCAAACATGGATGACTTCTTACGCAGTTCTTTATTTGATTTCTGACTTTACTGCCAGACTGCAGGCCAtgcttagatttttttttgtgctgATACTATGTTTGGTTCCTGTTTCCAAGGATGTTTGGTGCTTCTGGTAGACACCTATTCTGGTGAATTGCATGAACTTTTGAACAAGAAGAGTTTATTGTCAGCTAGTGTAGGTTTGTCAGCAGGATGGGTGCTTTCAAGCCCAATGTTGTCAAGATCACATTGAAGTCTTCAAGCCTATCAACTGTAGtatgctatttttttcttcttcttgtgaATGTGTCAATAATGATTTTCTTTTCATGTaacacaaaatattaattttcaggACAAAGGTGTGCAAATTGCAATTTGCAACAGAATGCTACATGTGTTTTATGTAAAGAATTAAGAAGATTATGGCGCCACCCATACTTAAGTCTTCACacagaagaaagaaagataGGTGCTAATTTCATAGcattcaattttgatttatatagCATGAACATTGCAAATATAATTTGTACTTATGTATAACTAAGGTAAGCTTCTTTCAAGTTCTTATGAGATGTCTTGTATGTAGTTCATGGGTATGGTGATAGAATATAAATTTTGACATGAGGAGCGTAACTGTTTATCTTGTTGGCTATAGTATCAAGGGTTTTCTAATAAAATTACtgcttttctaataaaaattaCCCTCCCTATTAATTTATAGCCTTAAATTTTCTCAttgatttttatctttttcctgCTGGCAGGTTTACTCCCCATAGTACAGAACCCAGAATTCTTTTTCTTCAGGGATATCCAACCAAATTTGCATCATCTTGATGTCAAAATGATAATGCTTTTGCATACTTGCAAGCAAAACGTGATGTGCATCGACTTGATGCCAAAACATGCTACTTCTTTGAGATTGCTAAGAAGGTTCTGAATATTCATAAAGAGCAGGCATCAAGAAGCTAACAAGACGTGgctctttctttttatttgtaacTGGTGGAAACTCACATGTATACTCTTATGATATGTATTTAGTAGTTATTTAATTAAAGTAGTTCTTGTCTACACTATTTATGATTTAGTTGATCATCTACTTTCCTGCACCATTAGAGAAGTGGATTAACCATGAAAGGGAGAAACAAAAGATACTAATCTTTAGTTTCTGGCCTGATAATTAGCAGGAACTTTCCCCCCTTTTTGTCTTTCTTCTACTGTACGTTATAAAGTATaatgatattaattaataattataaaacaTGGATGTTAGCAAgaatgatttttaaaacataaaatttcatAGAAAATGAACTATTTCCTAGcctaaataatttatatatttttccacGTTTAAAATGTTATAACTATTTCATATCTTAaatcaagaaagaaaataagaattgAAATGTTTTAGATgctatctttatttttttttgtatacaaGAAaataaggcaaattctatggtacacccaataaatttgggtgtattggtacaccaagtcataaaattaataataaatgagttgtttttttaagaaaaataattattttctatcattgacaactaagataattaaattttatataccaaaagtttcgacgaaataaaatttaatttttaagaatttttattactcataacaatgaatattgattattttttatgacaaaatgtaaattttgtaatatgatccttataaacaatgaaatgatgattttttttatgaaatgatgttttctaaaatataaatattgacaaatacctttttatttcattaaagtgatctttaatttatatattttgtgaaacaagagtaccggtacactcaaaattgtgagtgtaccatagaagttcccagaaaataaactaataatGACACTATTGATATTTCAATTATCACTTCTTTTTTGAGGTGTTCAATTATCACTTAATATGTCTGACCAAccctttgattttttatttatttttttctctccacaGAGGAGGAGCTGGAAGATGCGATGCATTGTTTCAAAATAGTGGCGGGGGAGGAAGAAGTAACTAACTACTTTGAATTGTGAACATGAACATAATTAACAAGAGTTGCGAAGAAATATTACTTTCACTGTTGAGCAATTGCAACACAACCCTCAAAACCACGAAACAAATCCACACTCATCTCTACGTTACAGGCCTTCACACTCACCCTTTCTTCTTCGGCAAACTCCTTCTCAACTGCGCCGTTTCCATCTCCGATCATGTTCTCAACTACTCTCTCCGTCTCTTCCATCACTTCCCCAACCCCGACACCTTCATGTACAACACCCTCATTCGTTCCCTCTCTCATTCCTCCACCCCTCTCTCTTCCCTCCAACCCTTCATTCAATTACTTCGCCACCCCACTCTTCTCCCTGATAGTTTCTCTTTCGCCTTCACACTTAAAGGCATTGCGAACGATGGTTGTTCTAAGAGACAGGGGATTCAGCTGCATTCTCATGCTTTTCGTCATGGTTTTGATGATCATATATTTGTTGGAACCACTTTGATTAGTATGTATGCTGAATGTGGGTGTTATGAATATGCGAGaaaggtgtttgatgaaatgtctcAACCGAATGTTGTAGCATGGAATGCGGTTGTTACTGCTTGTTTTAGGTGTGGGGATGTGGAGGGTGCTTGGGGTTTGTTTGAAAGGATGCCGGTTAGGAATTTGACTTCTTGGAATACGATGCTTGCGGGTTATGTTAAAGCAGGTCAGCTTTGGTTGGCGAGAAGAGTTTTTTGTGAAATGAAGATGAGAGATGATGCTTCTTGGAGTACTATGATTGTTGGGTTTGCTAAAAGTGGTTCTTTTCATGATGCGTTTGGGTTTTTTAAGGAGTTGTTGCGGGACAGAAATAGGCCGAGTGAGGTTAGTCTTACTGGGGTGTTATCCGCATGTGCACAGGCTGGGGCATTTGAGTTTGGGAAGATTTTACATGGGTTTATGGAAAAAGCGGGGTTTCTTTGTATTGTTTCAGTTAACAATGCTCTCATTGATACTTACTCGAAGTGTGGAAATGTTGATATGGCTAAGTTGGTCTTTCAACATATGTCTGCGGAAAAGTGCATTGTGTCTTGGACGTCGATGATAGCAGCACTTGCAATGCATGGTCGTGCAGATGAGGCGATCCGGGTGTTTCATGAGATGGAAGAGTCTGGAGTTAGGCCAGATGGTGTCACCTTCATATCTCTCTTGTATGCCTGTAGTCATAGTGGTTTGGTTGAGCAAGGTTGTGCTTTGTTTTCTAAGATGAGAAATTTTTATGGAATTGAACCCGCCATCGAGCATTATGGCTGTATGGTTGATCTGTATGGTCGGGCTGCTAGGTTGCAGAAAGCTTATGAGTTTATACGTCAGATGCCAATTTTACCTAACGTAATCATTTGGAGAACCCTCCTTGGAGCTTGTAGCATTCATGGTAATATTGAATTGGCAGAGCTTGTGAAAGCAAGGCTTGCTGAAATGGATCCAAACAACTCCGGTGACCATGTACTGCTCTCAAATGTTTACGCGGTTGCAGGGAAATGGAAGGATGTTGCTGGCATAAGAAGAACAATGATTGAACAGAGCATGAAAAAAATTCCTGGTTGGAGCATGATTGAAATTGACAAGGTCAATTATGGTTTTGTGGCAGGTGAAAAGCCTAATGAGGTTACAAAAGAGGCCCATGATAAACTAAGGGAAATAATGTTGAGGCTTAGAGAAGAAGAAGGTTACGCGCCCCAGGTAAGGAGTGTCCTGCATGATgttgaagaggaagaaaaagaagattctATGTCCAAGCACAGTGAAAAGCTTGCTGCAGCTTTTGGAATTGCAAAGCTTCCTAAAGGAAGGATTTTAAGAATAGTGAAGAACCTGAGGGTTTGTGGGGACTGCCATACTGTGATGAAGCTGATTTCTAAAGTCTATCAAGTAGAAATCATTGTGAGAGATAGAAGTCGCTTTCACTCATTCAAAGGTGGATTTTGTTCCTGCAGAGATTACTGGTGATAGAACTATTTAATTGAGTTGAAATGTAACAAAAACAACAGCTGGTATCATTCCTTCAAAGTACCAGACACCTATTGGAAGTCTTGAAGAAAAGAATTGAACAGGTGACAGGTAAAGCCATACGAGCTAAACCAGAACAACACGTTATTGAGGTATTCAAGATGCAACTTGTTAGGAACCCAAGATTTGAATTCCAAAATAATAACACTTTATTTAAGAAATATGATAGAATAGGGGAGAATCTCTCCTTCAAGGGTTTCCCATTCACAATATTCAAAAGATCTCTCATACTCAATATACCTCCCTATTTATGCAGGATAATCCTAACTACCTCATTAACAAATAACTTGCCTAACTAATTCTTTAACTACTTTAACTACTAAAATGTCATTTACTCTACATCCTAACACAATTGAATTCACAGTCACAACTTCCAAAACTTTTCGTTACCTACAGAAAATCAGACTGTACCTACAAGCAAACATTCATGAAAAGTGTTCAAAATGGCACAACCACGGTCATGTCAGTATTTCTCCAACTTTCTCAGCACCTACAACTACAGATGAACCATATGATAGAAAGGAGCACCTGCACATACTTCTGCAGGTGCAAATACATCGACTGTAAGCATCAGGTCAAACAACATCCTAAGTAGCATCTGCACATACTTCTGCAGGTGCTGGTCTGCTTTCATCCAAGCCCAACTAACTACATCAACCACTACATGATTGCTCATGGAAGGTATGACAGGTTTAATTCTTTTGAAATGCGGAGCTTTCTGCAGACAGTGAACCCTTGTGTTATAAGGTCACAACTTCAGCACACATTGGAGGATAGGAGACATGAGCACGTGCAGGAGACCTAAGAGTCAGTTGATGTCCCTAAACCACACTATGTTTAAGGAAATTCTGGccaataaatcacatttttcttttgctttttgtttgCTTGTGCTTGAGAAGTAACATATTTTTAGGAATACTCCAACTATTGGCTAGTGCATTGACTAAGTTTGGTTTATGTTGGTATCATTATTTATACCGTTTTAGTCACATCCATCACTTAATGCTACTATGTGTACTCCCTTAACAATACCCGTTACTCAACAATGACTCATATTAATGCTGGTTTATTTACACAGTATTACATGTTCTCGTGTTTACTGTTGGCTTCAAATTGTCTAGTTGGTTCTTATCTGAATCTATTAGTTACATGAGTTTGTTCTTGAGTTTATTGTTGTCTTCGAGTTTGAATGCTGGTTTATTTAAATCACTTAATGTTGATCACACCAGTTAACCGCACCAGTTAATGTATCAATCTGAATGATAGTTTACTTTTTTCTCTCTCGATAGAACGATAGTTTATTTAATGGTGGTTTATTTGAATGTGTTTATTCTTATGTTGTTTACAGGTGCTCAAGTTTCTTGATTCCCGTTTTACTAAATAGTCTCAATAGTCAATACTATGCTTCATATGTGAAAGTATTTGGATTTTGGTCCGTATAAGTTACAACTTATTCTAGCCCCTGTGGTTTGATTACTTGATTCATACAGTCAACACATAATGGCTACAAAAAGAACGTCGGTTTTCTTAGCAATAACACTACCAGCACACATGGTTTTCTTGCTATTCTGCTAACAaggattttcttcttctttgaacATTACACAAACATTAACAAGGGAAACCATTTTTAATTTCTCTACAGGCCTTTATTTGTAACTACACAAATAACAGTCATATAATCATTCAAATATGTATCACATCAAATGCAAAAGATATCTAACCAGCCTTGCTAGACTACATATATTTAACATAACATACACCTTTTGTCATATATATGCCTTTGGTGACACAAACAGCTTTGTCTTTATGCCAGAAGATAGGAAAATGTCCATAGATGGTCTCTACTCTCTACATCTTCCCATGTTGCTTTATTTATAGCTTAATATCAACCAACCATACATACATGACTCCTCATCTCTTCCCTTcagttaaaatttattttccttccCTTTACATATTTGAACCCCTAAGTTgctctttaataaaaaaaatagtgatgaaaatatagattttgtaaattcattGAAGcccattatttatttaaaccttttaataaaagtaaaagtATTACTAAATTGTTActtgttattttagttttatttggTTACAAAAGTTTTAGATTAGGGGATTCACACAACCATGCAAGGCCGGGAAAGAAAAGTCTAACCATGTGTACAAACGAATCGCAATTGATACAAATAAAATCatcatattattgtttttatatgttttttctaaggaattattttgatatgttatttttatgatattgttgttattatttaagAATTAATGGAAtgatataaaaaacaattttattattattatattttttttggtggtggccggggtttgaacccggaccttatatatatatatatattatgtattgtccatgTCAAATGAGTTAAGCTCAGAAAGACAATTATATGAAGCGACTATATATTACAGTATAATTTAAACCAAGAGGAATTATAAAGACATTAGATTAGatgaatgaaattaatatttgataaaattctATTTCATTTCGATAATGACATCTATTTTCACTTATCTAAATCTAATTATGAAATGATTAGAGATTAATCGGATGTTTTTAGGTGACgtgaaaagacaaaaaaaaaaaaaagttaattaagtttttggtccctataaatatctgcagttttgtttttagtccctacaaaaataaatcacactttttagtccctacaaaattttcggttggtgtttttagtccctgttaaattaaaatttgtttaattatgcttaaattttttaatgattttttacatacttgtttaaaacattataaaaggttccgccacaataacttagctcaaaattttatttttaggtccaaattttcgttagttttatcttgaatttttggctttttaaaaaaataatatttaattcattacatgttaaaaaattctaattttttataaaagagattattataatgttcttaacatgtctgttaaaaatcatttaaaaatataaaagtttaagtataattaaacaaatttcaatttaaatagggatcaacacatacttttagtccttgtaaaattaaattttgattaattgtgcttaaacttttaaatttgtaacatatttttcacatacttacttagaatattatacaaagttcctccacaaaaaagtaacttaaaattttattattaggtccaaattttcattaatataatcttgaaaatttggcttttagaaaaattcatatttaatttattacacgttaaaaaattaattttttttataaaagagtgtcttacgatgttatgaacatgtatgtaaaaaatctttcaaaaatttagaagtttaagcataattaaacaaattttaattttacagggactaaaaacactaacagaaaattttgtagggactaaaaagtatgatttatttttatagggactaaaaacaaaactgcagatatttacgGGGATCAAAAACTTTATTaaaggaaaaatagagaaaaaaaaacggTGTTGTTTCGGACAACCATGTAGCTAAATTCGTGATAGTTGTTAATTTGTCATTTTAGCTTCCACCAACGTAAGAATCTAATCAAGTCCACGGTCAGTATTTTCTGCTATACTTCCATTCCGTGGTTTTTTATTAACCTTAAACCTTGTCATTATAtcattgttcaattttttattcttgaaaTTCTGCATCCTCTAATGGCTCTCTCTGCAACATTCATCACTCCTTCACCTTCAAGTTCTAACCTTTACACCAAATTTCGCAAACCCTTTCTCTCTCACTCTGTTTATCTTCTTAAACCCTTTAAGATCCGAGCTTCAACTACCCTTGATTATTCCAATGTCTCTTCCAGTGACAAATCCTCTCCATTGAAGGTGAGTATAATTATCCTCTCTAtcagttatttatttatttatttattttttaattggttttgttTCATTAAATTGTGTATATATTGTTGTCATTTTActtgattttttaaaagcaattgtcttttatttgattatgatacaAACTTTTGAGGTTTGTGTAAAACTTGTTGAATCTGGTTTGTTAATGAACAAATATTACATGTATATTTAATTGTTGGTGTGTTGTGTTACGAATCCATGGATCAAAAGCAGGAAGATAACAAACATGGAAAAGATAGAGAGCACGTTGATGCTCAGGTCACAAGATTGTATGTTGAAAAACATATTGAACTAATTGAAAAGAATGTGAAAATTGAGAAATCGGATTCACTGTTGTCATGATTTTCACGCATTCAGTCGTGCATCAAATTGGTGAATGCGTGGAAATGTTAACAACAGAGAATCGTGGTCCTTTGAGAATGATTAGGCCAACAAATTTTCTGGTTTACATATAAGTAGGAGGGAAACATGCATGTTTGGACTGGACTGGGGTTTCCCCACTTGTAGGATTGAGAGACGGGGCTTTCACTGTGGGACAAGCAACCTTCAAAGCTGCTTCAAACAATTTGGTTGAACATGAGAAAACAtgttctgacaatcaacatgTTTTTATACCATTTGCGTTTAACACTTTTGGTTTCCTAGCACTAGAGGTTGTGAATCTTCTGCAAAGAGTTCAAAGACTCATGCATaattccctttttttttctttcattttccatCAGACTAGCAACTGGCAGTGGAAATTCAAGgacaatttaataaatatttattatgagGAACATGTGAAGGAGAGTTCAGAGCCTTCCCAAAATATCTTGATGATGCCAACCATTTCTGATGTGAGCACTGTTGAGGAGTGGAGATTAGTTGCTGAAGACATTGCTCAACGTAGTGGCAGTGTCAATTACCGCACTACTATTGTTGATTGGCCCGGTCTAGGTTATTCTGATCGACCGAAGATTGATTACAATGCCGACGTCTTGGAAAAATTTCTGGTTGATTTCATCAATTCACCCAATGGTCCAGTAAAACAACCAGGTACTGATTGTGGTGGAGGATTTTATTTGTTGTCATAGTGTCTTTGTGCTGAATTATAGTTTTGAAACATCATTTTAGATCGGTATAGTTCGGTTGCAGTTgtcattcatatttttttttaagaaaacttgCATACAGTTAATTCctccttttaattattttgggtagtttccaTTGGTATATATGTTTCTCTGTGTTTTTCAGTTGAGAAGTTTATGGACTAAAAAATCTATTTGCTTACTAAATTGGATTATATACTTGAGAAATATTGCTAAGTCTTTTATGTAGCTTTTGTAACTTGGAAGATACAATTCCATATGTGCTTGGCAGGGTTAAAGGGCttttggtttattttctttattgattGGTGGGTATTGGGAATCTGGAAAGGAGTGTACTTGTTTCATTGTTGCTGGTACTTGGAAAATAAGATCTACagttaattatttttggttcaACTGCATTTAAACCAGTAATCTGTGAATCACTGTTTTCACCGATTCAATGAACCGCTGGTCTAGTTTTCAAATGACGGCTTAAATTTAACAAGTAGATATACTCTATTGTACCATGTTTCTTCTGTTATTTGATGGAATATTTACATCTATCATGACCTCTCCTGTGAATTGTGGGGTCAAAGTATGTTTTGTGTTTATCCAATGATTGTCTTCTGTTTGGATATTTTCtgaaatgaatatttgtttCCATGATTAGTTGAATATGTCACAGGTCTTTGTATTGATTAGACTCTATGACTAACATTGTTGGTGTTAAACTAGACAACGATCTGGTGATTATTGGTGGAGGGCATGCTGCTTCAATAGTAGTCCGTGCTGCAAAAAAGGGTCTGGTGAAGCCCAAAGCTATAGCTGCTGTTGCACCCACCTGGTCTGGTCCCCTTCCTATTGTATTTGGCCGAGATTCCAGCATGGAAACAAGGTACTGTATTGCTCCCTTTTTCAATgagcattttttttccttactgATTGATCACTGTAGCATTGATTTCTAGTTTCTATTAGATGGGCATTTAAAAAGGGGGATTAACTTTCTTAACTACGGTTGTCTATATAACTTTCTATTCTTGTTGACATCTAAATGCTCGGTGATGTTTGATTCTCACAAGTTATCTTTGAAAGAGTGATGTCCATGTCACAAACAACCTGAAAGGCGataacttgtttttattttttctacctTCCCTACGAACTTGACAGGTATGGTCTTCTAAGAGGCACCTTAAAGGCGCCTGCAGTTGGGTGGATGGTGTATAACATGCTTGTGAGCAATGA harbors:
- the LOC25493818 gene encoding pentatricopeptide repeat-containing protein At1g74630 yields the protein MNIINKSCEEILLSLLSNCNTTLKTTKQIHTHLYVTGLHTHPFFFGKLLLNCAVSISDHVLNYSLRLFHHFPNPDTFMYNTLIRSLSHSSTPLSSLQPFIQLLRHPTLLPDSFSFAFTLKGIANDGCSKRQGIQLHSHAFRHGFDDHIFVGTTLISMYAECGCYEYARKVFDEMSQPNVVAWNAVVTACFRCGDVEGAWGLFERMPVRNLTSWNTMLAGYVKAGQLWLARRVFCEMKMRDDASWSTMIVGFAKSGSFHDAFGFFKELLRDRNRPSEVSLTGVLSACAQAGAFEFGKILHGFMEKAGFLCIVSVNNALIDTYSKCGNVDMAKLVFQHMSAEKCIVSWTSMIAALAMHGRADEAIRVFHEMEESGVRPDGVTFISLLYACSHSGLVEQGCALFSKMRNFYGIEPAIEHYGCMVDLYGRAARLQKAYEFIRQMPILPNVIIWRTLLGACSIHGNIELAELVKARLAEMDPNNSGDHVLLSNVYAVAGKWKDVAGIRRTMIEQSMKKIPGWSMIEIDKVNYGFVAGEKPNEVTKEAHDKLREIMLRLREEEGYAPQVRSVLHDVEEEEKEDSMSKHSEKLAAAFGIAKLPKGRILRIVKNLRVCGDCHTVMKLISKVYQVEIIVRDRSRFHSFKGGFCSCRDYW
- the LOC25481145 gene encoding uncharacterized protein gives rise to the protein MALSATFITPSPSSSNLYTKFRKPFLSHSVYLLKPFKIRASTTLDYSNVSSSDKSSPLKTSNWQWKFKDNLINIYYEEHVKESSEPSQNILMMPTISDVSTVEEWRLVAEDIAQRSGSVNYRTTIVDWPGLGYSDRPKIDYNADVLEKFLVDFINSPNGPVKQPDNDLVIIGGGHAASIVVRAAKKGLVKPKAIAAVAPTWSGPLPIVFGRDSSMETRYGLLRGTLKAPAVGWMVYNMLVSNENAIQSQYKSHVYANPDNVTPAIVESRYALTKRQGARYLPAAFLTGLLDPVTSREEFLQLFADLEGKIPVFVVSTKGSPKRSKAEMEALNGAKGVCKFVEVPGALLPQEEYPALVAEELYQFLQQYFSPVA